Proteins from a single region of Streptomyces sp. TN58:
- a CDS encoding TetR family transcriptional regulator, whose protein sequence is MTERRSSDRTRAAILRAARERFAAQGYERTTIRAVAADADIDPSMVMRYFGSKERLFDAALAVDLRLPDLGAVPAGDLPAALVRHFVDRWEGDPADDTLLVLLRSAVTNEQAAARMREVFAAQVAPALAAALGPERAARTAGLVSTQLLGVALTRYLLRLPAVTALTPDDLVAGLAPALAAILAG, encoded by the coding sequence ATGACAGAGCGACGCTCCTCCGACCGGACCCGGGCCGCGATCCTGCGCGCCGCGCGCGAGCGGTTCGCCGCCCAGGGGTACGAACGCACCACCATCCGGGCGGTCGCCGCGGACGCGGACATCGACCCGTCGATGGTCATGCGGTACTTCGGCAGCAAGGAGCGGCTCTTCGACGCCGCCCTGGCCGTGGACCTGCGGCTGCCCGACCTCGGGGCGGTGCCGGCCGGCGACCTCCCCGCAGCCCTCGTGCGCCACTTCGTGGACCGGTGGGAGGGCGACCCGGCCGACGACACCCTGCTGGTGCTGCTGCGCTCGGCGGTCACCAACGAGCAGGCCGCGGCCCGGATGCGGGAGGTGTTCGCGGCGCAGGTCGCCCCCGCGCTGGCGGCGGCCCTCGGCCCGGAGCGGGCGGCCCGCACGGCCGGCCTGGTCTCCACCCAGCTGCTGGGCGTGGCCCTGACCCGCTACCTGCTGCGCCTGCCCGCCGTCACCGCGCTGACCCCGGACGACCTGGTCGCGGGCCTGGCCCCGGCCCTGGCGGCCATCCTGGCCGGCTGA
- a CDS encoding allantoate amidohydrolase: MWAELAPVGRNADTGGYRRYAWSGADADCRTWFQEQAEARGLAYETDRNGNQWAWLGDPLAGDAVVTGSHLDSVPDGGAFDGPLGVVSSFAALDELRRRGAEFSRPLAITNFGDEEGARFGLACVGSRLTAGQLTREKAHELRDADGVSLPQAMEAAGYDPDAIGADPERLARIGAFVELHVEQGRALDLSGDRVGIASAIWPHGRWRFDFRGEANHAGTTRLVDRRDPMLTYAATVLAARSEAALAGAVATFGKISVEPNGVNAIPSLVRGWLDSRAADQATLDTVVTAIEKAARERADQDGIDLDIVRESFTPVVEFEHALRDEMNRILGGSVPVLGTGAGHDAGILSAAVPTAMLFVRNPTGVSHSPREFAAEDDCVAGVLALADVLEGLACR, translated from the coding sequence ATGTGGGCCGAACTGGCGCCCGTCGGCCGCAACGCCGACACCGGCGGCTACCGCCGCTACGCCTGGAGCGGCGCCGACGCCGACTGCCGCACCTGGTTCCAGGAGCAGGCCGAGGCGCGCGGCCTCGCCTACGAGACCGACCGCAACGGCAACCAGTGGGCCTGGCTCGGCGACCCCCTCGCCGGGGACGCCGTGGTCACCGGCTCGCACCTGGACTCCGTCCCCGACGGCGGCGCCTTCGACGGCCCCCTCGGCGTCGTGTCCTCCTTCGCCGCCCTGGACGAACTGCGCAGGAGGGGAGCGGAGTTCTCCAGGCCGCTGGCCATCACCAACTTCGGTGACGAGGAAGGCGCCCGCTTCGGCCTCGCCTGCGTCGGCTCCCGGCTCACCGCCGGCCAGCTGACCAGGGAGAAAGCCCACGAGCTGCGCGACGCCGACGGCGTCAGCCTGCCCCAGGCCATGGAGGCCGCCGGATACGACCCCGACGCCATCGGCGCCGACCCCGAACGGCTCGCCCGCATCGGCGCCTTCGTCGAACTGCACGTCGAACAGGGCCGCGCCCTGGACCTGTCCGGCGACCGGGTCGGCATCGCCTCCGCGATCTGGCCGCACGGCCGCTGGCGGTTCGACTTCCGTGGCGAGGCCAACCACGCCGGCACCACCCGCCTCGTGGACCGGCGCGACCCCATGCTGACGTACGCGGCGACCGTGCTCGCGGCCCGCAGCGAAGCAGCCCTCGCCGGAGCCGTCGCCACCTTCGGGAAGATCTCCGTCGAGCCCAACGGGGTCAACGCCATCCCCTCGCTCGTACGCGGCTGGCTCGACTCCCGCGCCGCCGACCAGGCCACCCTCGACACGGTCGTCACCGCCATCGAGAAGGCCGCCCGCGAGCGCGCCGACCAGGACGGCATCGACCTCGACATCGTCCGGGAGTCCTTCACCCCGGTCGTCGAGTTCGAGCACGCCCTGCGCGACGAGATGAACCGCATCCTCGGCGGGTCCGTCCCCGTCCTGGGAACCGGGGCGGGACACGACGCCGGGATCCTCTCCGCCGCCGTCCCGACCGCGATGCTGTTCGTACGCAACCCGACCGGGGTCTCCCACTCCCCGCGCGAGTTCGCCGCCGAGGACGACTGCGTGGCCGGCGTCCTCGCCCTCGCCGACGTACTGGAAGGGCTGGCATGCCGCTGA
- the hutI gene encoding imidazolonepropionase has product MTTTAITNIGSLVTNDPAVGDGSPLGLIENAAVVIDADKIAWVGPAAQVPAADESVDAAGRAVIPGFVDSHSHLVFAGDRTQEFNARMSGRAYSAGGIRTTVAATRAASDAELEANLVRHLDEARRQGTTTFETKSGYGLTVADEARALRIASAHTDEVTYLGAHIVSPDYAEDPAGYVDLVTGEMLTACAPYARWVDVFCEKGAFDGDQARAILTAGAAAGLIPRVHANQLSHGPGVQLAVELEAASADHCTHLTDADVDALAQAAATTVATLLPGAEFSTRAQWPDARRLIDAGATVALSTDCNPGSSYTSSMPFCIALAVRDMRMTPDEALWSATAGGARALRRADIGVVAPGARADLALLDAPSHVHLAYRPGVPLVSAVWREGVRAH; this is encoded by the coding sequence GTGACCACCACGGCCATCACCAACATCGGCAGCCTCGTCACCAACGACCCCGCCGTCGGCGACGGCAGCCCCCTCGGCCTGATCGAGAACGCCGCCGTCGTCATCGACGCCGACAAGATCGCGTGGGTCGGCCCCGCCGCCCAGGTCCCGGCCGCGGACGAAAGCGTCGACGCGGCCGGCCGCGCCGTCATCCCCGGCTTCGTCGACAGCCACAGCCACCTCGTCTTCGCCGGCGACCGCACCCAGGAGTTCAACGCCCGGATGTCCGGCCGCGCCTACTCCGCCGGTGGCATCCGCACCACCGTGGCCGCCACCCGCGCCGCCTCCGACGCCGAGCTGGAGGCGAACCTCGTCCGCCACCTCGACGAGGCCCGCCGCCAGGGCACCACCACCTTCGAGACCAAGTCCGGCTACGGCCTCACCGTCGCCGACGAGGCCCGCGCCCTGCGCATCGCCTCCGCGCACACCGACGAGGTCACCTACCTCGGCGCGCACATCGTCTCCCCGGACTACGCCGAGGACCCGGCCGGCTACGTCGACCTCGTCACCGGCGAGATGCTGACCGCCTGCGCCCCGTACGCCCGCTGGGTCGACGTCTTCTGCGAGAAGGGCGCCTTCGACGGCGACCAGGCCCGCGCGATCCTCACCGCCGGCGCCGCCGCCGGGCTGATCCCGCGCGTCCACGCCAACCAGCTCTCCCACGGCCCCGGCGTGCAGCTCGCCGTCGAGCTGGAGGCCGCCTCCGCCGACCACTGCACCCACCTCACCGACGCCGACGTCGACGCCCTCGCCCAGGCCGCGGCCACCACCGTCGCCACCCTGCTGCCCGGCGCCGAGTTCTCCACCCGCGCCCAGTGGCCCGACGCCCGGCGCCTGATCGACGCGGGCGCCACCGTCGCCCTGTCCACCGACTGCAATCCCGGCTCCTCCTACACGAGCTCCATGCCGTTCTGCATCGCGCTCGCCGTCCGCGACATGCGGATGACCCCCGACGAGGCCCTGTGGTCGGCCACCGCCGGCGGCGCCCGTGCCCTGCGCCGCGCGGACATCGGCGTGGTGGCCCCGGGAGCCCGCGCCGACCTGGCCCTGCTGGACGCCCCCAGCCACGTCCACCTGGCCTACCGGCCGGGCGTACCGCTCGTCTCCGCGGTGTGGCGCGAGGGCGTCCGCGCCCACTGA
- a CDS encoding diaminopimelate decarboxylase codes for MAADTWGEDVAARRDLVVRAAVEQGLVGGSDAAPPLVCLLDTDGIRASATALTTAFATALAPGTPVLHAFAVKAAPLVPVLRLLAAAGLGCEVASPGELALARAAGVPAGRTVLDSPAKTTAELREALALGIAVNADNRQELERLDGLVAQAPTASPIGVRINPQTGAGTIDALSTATSTSKFGVALRDPGARAWLVRAFLDRPWLTRLHIHSGSQGVPLELIAEGVRELHTLAEEINAAAGQRRIDTLDIGGGLPVDFTSDATDPTYARYVSTLREAVPALFDGSYGLVTEFGRSLLAEHGLVLARVEYTKSSGSRPIALTHAGVQLATRTAYAPAAWPVRILPYDAKGAPKTGAPVAQDVAGPACFAGDLLAAARELPPLSPGDLIGVPDTGAYFFTAHYGYNSLPRPAVHGYTVTPDGRVRFSLARPAQTAADIVAEAGGAHADALL; via the coding sequence ATGGCCGCAGACACGTGGGGCGAGGACGTCGCCGCGCGCCGGGACCTGGTCGTACGGGCCGCCGTCGAGCAGGGACTGGTGGGCGGCTCCGACGCCGCGCCGCCCCTGGTCTGCCTGCTGGACACCGACGGGATCCGGGCCTCCGCCACCGCTCTGACCACGGCCTTCGCGACCGCCCTGGCCCCTGGCACGCCCGTCCTGCACGCCTTCGCCGTGAAGGCCGCCCCGCTCGTCCCGGTGCTGCGGCTGCTGGCGGCCGCCGGGCTCGGCTGCGAGGTCGCGAGCCCCGGCGAGCTGGCCCTGGCGCGGGCGGCGGGGGTGCCGGCTGGCCGGACGGTGCTGGACTCCCCCGCCAAGACGACGGCCGAGCTGCGCGAGGCGCTGGCTCTGGGGATCGCCGTCAACGCCGACAACCGGCAGGAGCTGGAACGCCTCGACGGGCTCGTCGCGCAGGCGCCGACCGCGTCCCCGATCGGCGTCCGGATCAACCCGCAGACCGGCGCGGGCACCATCGACGCGCTGTCCACGGCCACGTCCACCTCCAAGTTCGGCGTCGCCCTGCGCGACCCGGGGGCGCGCGCGTGGCTCGTACGGGCCTTCCTGGACCGGCCGTGGCTGACCCGCCTGCACATCCACTCGGGCTCGCAGGGCGTCCCCCTGGAACTGATCGCGGAAGGCGTGCGGGAACTGCACACCCTGGCCGAGGAGATCAACGCGGCGGCCGGGCAGCGCCGGATCGACACCCTCGACATCGGCGGCGGGCTCCCCGTCGACTTCACCTCGGACGCGACGGACCCGACGTACGCCCGGTACGTGTCCACCCTGCGCGAGGCCGTCCCGGCGCTCTTCGACGGCTCCTACGGCCTGGTCACCGAGTTCGGCCGCTCACTGCTGGCCGAGCACGGGCTGGTGCTGGCCCGGGTCGAGTACACCAAGAGCAGCGGCTCCCGGCCGATCGCCCTCACCCACGCCGGCGTCCAGCTCGCGACCCGCACCGCCTACGCCCCGGCCGCCTGGCCGGTGCGGATCCTGCCGTACGACGCGAAGGGCGCCCCGAAGACCGGCGCCCCGGTGGCCCAGGACGTCGCGGGCCCGGCCTGCTTCGCGGGGGACCTGCTCGCCGCGGCCCGCGAGCTGCCGCCGCTCTCCCCTGGCGACCTGATCGGCGTACCGGACACCGGCGCGTACTTCTTCACGGCCCACTACGGCTACAACAGCCTGCCGCGCCCGGCGGTCCACGGCTACACGGTGACCCCGGACGGCCGCGTCCGCTTCAGCCTCGCCCGCCCGGCGCAGACCGCCGCGGACATCGTGGCGGAGGCGGGCGGCGCCCACGCCGACGCGCTGCTCTGA
- a CDS encoding FAD-dependent monooxygenase, producing the protein MTSTAALPLPARTEVAVVGAGPTGLALAVTLAEAGVDFVLLDRQAEGANTSRAAVVHARTLEVFDELDPSGALSADLVGRGVPVSRFGIRDGARPLAAVDFDGLPTAHPYALMVPQYETEAVLLRRLRALGGDVHRPYEVTAVAQDAAGATLTTATGETLRAAHVVGADGMHSAVRAAAGIAFEGGSYGESFVLADVAMDWAPGPREVSLAFGTAGLVVIAPLPGGRYRIVATVAEAPAEPDLAFVRGLLDERVPGQAAVRELVWSSRFRIHHRVADRYRAGRLLLAGDAAHVHSPAGGQGMNTGIQDGYALGRALAAGDLDAYEAARRPVALRVVALTHRMTRVATTRNRALRAVRNAVLPVLARIPALRVRLATELAELRYR; encoded by the coding sequence ATGACCAGCACCGCCGCACTTCCGCTCCCCGCCCGCACCGAGGTCGCCGTGGTCGGCGCGGGCCCGACCGGCCTCGCCCTCGCCGTGACCCTGGCGGAGGCCGGCGTCGACTTCGTACTGCTCGACCGGCAGGCGGAGGGCGCCAACACCTCCCGCGCCGCCGTCGTGCACGCCCGCACCCTGGAGGTTTTCGACGAGCTCGACCCGAGCGGCGCGCTGAGCGCGGACCTCGTCGGCCGCGGCGTCCCCGTCTCCCGGTTCGGCATCCGCGACGGCGCCCGGCCGCTCGCGGCCGTCGACTTCGACGGCCTGCCCACGGCCCACCCGTACGCGCTGATGGTCCCCCAGTACGAGACCGAGGCGGTCCTCCTGCGCCGTCTGCGGGCGCTCGGCGGGGACGTCCACCGCCCGTACGAGGTGACAGCCGTCGCCCAGGACGCGGCAGGGGCCACGCTCACCACCGCCACTGGCGAGACCCTGCGTGCCGCGCACGTCGTGGGGGCCGACGGAATGCACAGCGCGGTCCGCGCGGCCGCCGGCATCGCCTTCGAGGGCGGCTCGTACGGCGAGTCCTTCGTCCTGGCCGACGTGGCCATGGACTGGGCTCCGGGCCCCCGCGAGGTGTCGCTCGCCTTCGGTACCGCCGGGCTCGTGGTGATCGCCCCGCTCCCCGGCGGGCGCTACCGGATCGTCGCGACGGTCGCCGAGGCCCCCGCCGAACCGGACCTCGCCTTCGTCCGCGGCCTGCTCGACGAACGCGTTCCCGGCCAGGCGGCCGTCCGCGAACTCGTCTGGTCCTCGCGCTTCCGGATCCACCACCGCGTCGCCGACCGCTACCGGGCGGGCCGGCTGCTCCTCGCCGGGGATGCCGCCCACGTGCACAGCCCGGCCGGCGGGCAGGGCATGAACACCGGCATCCAGGACGGCTACGCCCTCGGGCGCGCCCTGGCCGCCGGCGATCTCGACGCCTACGAGGCCGCCCGCCGGCCCGTCGCCCTGCGCGTGGTGGCCCTGACGCATCGGATGACCCGGGTCGCGACCACCCGGAACCGGGCGCTGCGCGCCGTCCGCAACGCCGTGCTGCCCGTCCTCGCGCGTATCCCGGCACTGCGCGTCCGGCTCGCCACGGAGCTGGCGGAGCTCAGGTACCGCTGA
- the hutU gene encoding urocanate hydratase — MSGPRPVRAARGTELSALGWQQEAALRMLQNNLDPEVAEHPDKLVVYGGTGKAARDWRSYDAMVRTLQTLKQDETMLVQSGRPVGVMQTHEWAPRVLLANSNLVGDWANWEEFRRLEHLGLTMYGQMTAGSWIYIGTQGILQGTYETFAAVAAKKFNGTLAGTITLTAGLGGMGGAQPLAVTMNDGVAICIDVDPRAIDRRIEHRYLDVKADNLRHALQLAVEARDARKPLSIGLLGNAADLLPQMLAEGAPIDIVTDQTSAHDPLSYLPVGVDFDDMASYAAKDPAGFTTRARESMARHVEAMVGFMDAGAEVFDYGNSIRGEAQLAGYDRAFAFPGFVPAYIRPLFCEGKGPFRWAALSGEASDIHKTDKAMLELFPENESLHRWIKMAGERVHFQGLPARICWLGYGERDKAGERFNEMVADGTLAAPLAIGRDHLDCGSVASPYRETEAMLDGSDAIADWPLLNAMVNVASGASWVSIHHGGGVGMGRSIHAGQVTVADGTPLAGEKIRRVLTNDPGMGVIRHVDAGYDIAETVADERGVRVPMREGDDA; from the coding sequence ATGTCAGGACCCCGCCCCGTACGCGCCGCGCGCGGCACCGAGCTCAGCGCCCTGGGATGGCAGCAGGAGGCCGCCCTGCGGATGCTCCAGAACAACCTCGACCCCGAGGTCGCCGAGCACCCCGACAAGCTCGTCGTCTACGGCGGCACCGGCAAGGCCGCCCGCGACTGGCGCTCGTACGACGCGATGGTCCGCACCCTGCAGACCCTCAAGCAGGACGAGACGATGCTCGTCCAGTCCGGCCGCCCCGTCGGCGTCATGCAGACCCACGAGTGGGCCCCGCGCGTCCTGCTGGCCAACTCCAACCTGGTCGGCGACTGGGCCAACTGGGAGGAGTTCCGCCGCCTGGAGCACCTCGGCCTGACCATGTACGGCCAGATGACCGCCGGCTCGTGGATCTACATCGGGACCCAGGGCATCCTCCAGGGCACCTACGAGACCTTCGCCGCCGTCGCCGCCAAGAAGTTCAACGGCACCCTCGCCGGCACGATCACCCTCACCGCCGGCCTCGGCGGCATGGGCGGCGCCCAGCCCCTCGCCGTCACCATGAACGACGGCGTCGCGATCTGCATCGACGTCGACCCGCGCGCCATCGACCGCCGCATCGAGCACCGCTACCTCGACGTCAAGGCCGACAACCTGCGCCACGCCCTCCAGCTGGCCGTCGAGGCACGAGACGCCCGCAAGCCGCTCTCCATCGGCCTCCTCGGCAACGCCGCCGACCTGCTCCCGCAGATGCTCGCCGAGGGCGCCCCGATCGACATCGTGACCGACCAGACTTCGGCGCACGACCCGCTCTCCTACCTGCCCGTCGGCGTCGACTTCGACGACATGGCCTCCTACGCGGCCAAGGACCCGGCCGGCTTCACCACGCGCGCCCGCGAGTCCATGGCCAGGCACGTCGAGGCCATGGTCGGCTTCATGGACGCCGGCGCCGAGGTCTTCGACTACGGCAACTCCATCCGCGGCGAGGCCCAGCTGGCCGGCTACGACCGCGCCTTCGCCTTCCCCGGCTTCGTCCCCGCCTACATCCGCCCGCTGTTCTGCGAGGGCAAGGGCCCCTTCCGCTGGGCCGCCCTGTCCGGCGAGGCCTCGGACATCCACAAGACCGACAAGGCGATGCTGGAGCTCTTCCCCGAGAACGAGTCCCTGCACCGCTGGATCAAGATGGCCGGCGAGCGCGTCCACTTCCAGGGCCTGCCCGCGCGCATCTGCTGGCTCGGCTACGGCGAGCGCGACAAGGCCGGCGAGCGCTTCAACGAGATGGTCGCCGACGGCACCCTCGCGGCCCCGCTCGCCATCGGCCGCGACCACCTCGACTGCGGCTCGGTCGCCTCCCCGTACCGCGAGACCGAGGCCATGCTCGACGGCTCCGACGCCATCGCCGACTGGCCGCTGCTCAACGCCATGGTCAACGTCGCCTCCGGCGCCTCCTGGGTCTCCATCCACCACGGCGGCGGCGTCGGCATGGGCCGCTCCATCCACGCGGGCCAGGTCACCGTCGCCGACGGCACCCCGCTGGCCGGCGAGAAGATCCGCCGCGTCCTCACCAACGACCCCGGCATGGGCGTCATCCGCCACGTCGACGCCGGCTACGACATCGCCGAGACGGTCGCCGACGAGCGCGGCGTCCGCGTCCCGATGCGCGAGGGCGACGACGCGTGA
- a CDS encoding formimidoylglutamate deiminase translates to MPLTTYWLEHAWLGTHVEPGVALETGTDGRITALRTGTDTPPPGAEVLRGLTLPGLANAHSHAFHRALRGSVQVGSGTFWTWRELMYRAAQNLTPDNYFALARAVYAEMALAGITNVGEFHYVHHAPGGTPYADPNAMGEALIEAAASAGIRITLLDTAYLSSGFGEAPNAHQQRFSDGSADAWAERVSALKPREHALIGAAVHSVRAVPADQLATVARWAEEHRAPLHVHLSEQTAENDACQAAHGRTPTQLLADHGVLGPRTTGVHNTHLTDTDIALLGGTGTGTCMCPTTERDLADGIGPATRLQQAGSSLSLGSDSHAVVDLLEEARAMELNERLRSRTRGHWTANALLTAATADGHAALGLADAGRLEAGALADFTTVALDSVRTAGPLPRLGAETAVFAATAADVRHTVVAGRHVVRDGHHTLVADVPSALSEAIAALRA, encoded by the coding sequence ATGCCGCTGACGACGTACTGGCTGGAGCACGCCTGGCTCGGCACCCATGTCGAGCCGGGTGTCGCCCTGGAGACCGGCACCGACGGCCGGATCACCGCCCTGCGCACCGGCACCGACACCCCGCCGCCCGGCGCGGAGGTCCTGCGCGGCCTGACCCTGCCGGGCCTGGCCAACGCCCACAGCCACGCCTTCCACCGGGCGCTGCGCGGCTCCGTCCAGGTCGGCTCCGGCACCTTCTGGACCTGGCGCGAACTCATGTACCGGGCCGCCCAGAACCTCACCCCCGACAACTACTTCGCGCTCGCCCGCGCCGTGTACGCCGAGATGGCCCTGGCCGGCATCACGAACGTCGGCGAGTTCCACTACGTCCACCACGCGCCCGGCGGCACCCCGTACGCCGACCCCAACGCCATGGGCGAGGCCCTGATCGAGGCCGCCGCCTCGGCCGGCATCCGGATCACCCTCCTGGACACCGCCTACCTGTCCTCCGGCTTCGGCGAGGCCCCCAACGCCCACCAGCAGCGCTTCTCCGACGGCAGCGCCGACGCCTGGGCCGAACGCGTCAGCGCCCTCAAACCCCGCGAACACGCCCTGATCGGCGCGGCCGTGCACTCGGTACGGGCCGTACCCGCCGACCAGCTGGCCACCGTCGCCCGCTGGGCCGAGGAGCACCGGGCACCGCTGCACGTGCACCTGTCCGAGCAGACCGCCGAGAACGACGCCTGCCAGGCCGCCCACGGCCGCACCCCGACACAGCTGCTGGCCGACCACGGGGTGCTCGGCCCGCGCACCACCGGCGTCCACAACACGCACCTCACGGACACCGACATCGCCCTGCTCGGCGGCACCGGCACCGGCACCTGCATGTGCCCCACCACCGAACGCGACCTCGCCGACGGCATCGGCCCCGCCACCCGGCTCCAGCAGGCCGGCAGCTCCCTGTCGCTGGGCAGCGACAGCCACGCCGTCGTCGACCTGCTCGAAGAGGCCCGCGCGATGGAGCTGAACGAACGGCTGCGCAGCCGTACGCGCGGCCACTGGACGGCGAACGCGCTGCTCACCGCCGCCACCGCCGACGGACACGCGGCGCTCGGCCTCGCCGACGCGGGCCGCCTGGAGGCGGGCGCCCTCGCGGACTTCACCACCGTCGCCCTGGACTCCGTCCGCACGGCCGGCCCCCTGCCACGCCTGGGCGCCGAGACGGCCGTCTTCGCCGCCACCGCCGCCGACGTCCGCCACACGGTCGTCGCCGGCCGGCACGTGGTCCGCGACGGCCACCACACCCTGGTCGCCGACGTCCCGTCCGCCCTGTCCGAAGCGATCGCGGCCCTCCGCGCCTGA
- a CDS encoding LPXTG cell wall anchor domain-containing protein — MSDRKRSTALALASALAGSAVLLTAPTAHAAVVDVAYDCKTPIGDKSAVSPIDIKAVKQGDGYKLTMSFQKGVSSSPIELGKGAMSPSAVIVVGGAEKVSVPVSGPSNPEAIPPDTPIRITDLSGTYTPRKSGKATFTAGVLTIKAMGTTTTCTPGNNPGPSLELDVTAAGGGGGTGAQAGGEPAADTLPQTGPADSALALGTLGATVMLTGAAGVLWLTRRGRRARS, encoded by the coding sequence GTGTCCGACCGCAAACGCTCCACCGCGCTCGCGCTGGCCTCCGCGCTGGCCGGATCGGCGGTGCTGCTCACCGCCCCCACAGCCCACGCCGCCGTCGTCGACGTGGCCTACGACTGCAAGACCCCGATCGGGGACAAGTCGGCCGTGTCACCCATCGACATCAAGGCCGTCAAGCAGGGCGACGGCTACAAGCTGACCATGTCCTTCCAGAAGGGCGTCTCCTCCAGCCCCATCGAGCTGGGCAAGGGCGCCATGAGCCCCAGTGCCGTCATCGTGGTCGGCGGCGCCGAGAAGGTGTCCGTACCGGTGTCCGGCCCGTCCAACCCCGAGGCGATACCGCCCGACACCCCCATCAGGATCACCGACCTCTCGGGGACCTACACCCCCCGCAAGAGCGGCAAGGCCACCTTCACCGCCGGGGTGCTCACCATCAAGGCGATGGGCACCACGACCACCTGCACCCCCGGCAACAACCCGGGACCCTCGCTGGAACTGGACGTCACCGCGGCCGGCGGGGGCGGCGGGACGGGCGCGCAGGCCGGCGGAGAGCCCGCCGCCGACACCCTCCCGCAGACCGGACCAGCCGACTCCGCCCTCGCCCTCGGCACCCTCGGCGCCACCGTGATGCTCACCGGCGCGGCCGGCGTGCTCTGGCTGACCCGGCGCGGCCGGCGGGCCCGGTCCTGA